The Clostridia bacterium genome contains a region encoding:
- a CDS encoding S26 family signal peptidase has product MKKTKKQIIEIIIDVIAVILCVLLLIVAINVIASSGKGYTAYFGKLYLPVESNSMWSSDEANRKPTTDTMLGSFKKGDMLVVDELDDEEKQNLKVDDLITFKMVVGEGKDRVEILNTHRIVGIVRSLDGEKILTCLTRGDAAAVDSEPERSPIDFVVGKVEKIKVDGGGFGLWISTPSGFFVAIVLPSLLVVAYFVAMLIITFVQRNKAKSAIDKEEMRKQLEAEIREQLATKSSPENVDTEAETPKQQD; this is encoded by the coding sequence ATGAAGAAGACAAAAAAACAAATTATTGAAATTATCATCGACGTAATTGCAGTTATTCTTTGCGTATTATTACTGATTGTAGCAATTAATGTAATAGCGTCAAGCGGAAAAGGTTATACCGCTTATTTTGGCAAGTTGTACTTGCCGGTAGAATCTAATTCAATGTGGTCAAGCGACGAAGCAAACCGCAAGCCTACTACGGACACTATGTTAGGCAGTTTCAAGAAGGGCGATATGCTTGTCGTTGACGAATTAGACGATGAAGAAAAACAAAATTTAAAGGTAGACGACCTCATTACCTTTAAAATGGTCGTAGGCGAAGGCAAAGACAGGGTAGAGATACTCAATACTCACAGAATTGTCGGCATTGTTAGGAGTCTTGACGGCGAAAAAATCCTTACTTGTTTGACAAGAGGCGATGCGGCGGCGGTAGATAGTGAGCCTGAACGTTCGCCGATAGACTTTGTAGTAGGCAAGGTCGAAAAAATTAAAGTAGACGGCGGTGGTTTCGGTCTATGGATAAGCACTCCTAGCGGATTTTTTGTAGCCATAGTGTTACCGTCACTACTCGTAGTAGCTTATTTTGTAGCTATGCTAATAATCACCTTTGTGCAAAGGAATAAAGCAAAGTCTGCAATAGATAAAGAAGAAATGAGAAAACAATTAGAAGCCGAGATAAGAGAACAGCTTGCCACAAAGAGTTCGCCCGAAAATGTTGATACCGAGGCTGAAACTCCTAAGCAACAAGATTAA